A region from the Pelagovum pacificum genome encodes:
- a CDS encoding metallophosphoesterase yields the protein MEKLLVFTDLHIVEDGRTIAGLDPFARLQATLEHALARHGDARRIIVMGDLAHEGKRKQYARLAALLQRVHLPVTLMLGNHDRRDRFLEAFPETAVDGEGFVQSVTDLDRHRIITLDTLEGPPWRRDAHGGVLGEARIAFLRQALETSDDRLPLVFTHHPAAKVGIGTVDEIRLADGREVLDLLAAHPGAHLFSGHVHRTISGSARGVPFTIFKSTCHQLALGLGAEDTGTFTDAPGGYGVIVLRKTGVTAHFEDVGRKVKEFDSDAASPT from the coding sequence ATGGAAAAGCTGCTGGTCTTCACCGACCTGCATATCGTGGAAGACGGCCGCACCATCGCCGGTCTCGACCCGTTCGCGCGGTTGCAGGCGACGCTGGAACACGCGCTCGCCCGGCATGGCGACGCCCGTCGGATCATCGTGATGGGCGACCTCGCCCACGAGGGGAAAAGGAAGCAGTACGCGCGGCTCGCCGCCCTGTTGCAGCGGGTGCACCTGCCGGTGACGCTGATGCTGGGCAACCACGATCGCCGCGATCGTTTCCTCGAGGCATTCCCGGAGACGGCGGTCGACGGTGAGGGCTTCGTCCAGTCGGTCACCGACCTCGACCGGCACCGGATCATCACGCTCGACACGCTGGAGGGGCCACCGTGGCGCAGGGATGCGCATGGCGGCGTGCTCGGCGAGGCCCGCATCGCCTTTCTGCGCCAGGCGCTCGAGACGTCGGACGACCGGCTGCCGCTGGTCTTCACTCACCACCCGGCGGCGAAGGTCGGAATCGGGACGGTCGACGAGATACGCCTCGCCGACGGGCGCGAGGTGCTCGACCTGCTCGCCGCCCATCCCGGCGCGCATCTGTTTTCGGGCCATGTGCACCGCACCATCTCGGGCAGCGCGCGCGGCGTTCCCTTCACAATCTTCAAGAGCACCTGCCACCAGCTCGCGCTCGGACTCGGCGCGGAGGACACCGGCACCTTCACCGATGCGCCCGGCGGCTACGGCGTCATCGTGCTGCGCAAGACCGGCGTGACCGCCCATTTCGAGGATGTCGGCCGCAAGGTGAAAGAATTCGACAGCGACGCGGCCTCCCCCACCTGA
- a CDS encoding right-handed parallel beta-helix repeat-containing protein, with product MAAGNTVTGTPGADSIDENFSPVGTTDNDDVVIASGGNDTINGQGGSDTVDYSGNTSGVFVNLENGTAFGGAETGFDSLVSIENVIGSAGDDVISGNADSNTMFLSGSSLGGGDQLSGDGSGAVGGIDTVDGSLLSQDLDIDLAAGTATGSGVNSTISGFENATGGSGNDTLTGSADGNTLSGGDGDDRLVGGDGADSLIGGEGTDTAVFEGGTFSSYTLTDTVDGVQVQGPDGVDLAAVELLEFSDATVLIVGDGGFATIQEAVDAASAGDTIFIRAGTYAGGVDVDKELSFVGQGAATVIDATGGAGFTLGAIGATATVSFDGLTINNASSSGIRSTASTVLGTLEVENSSINESGSNAIEVRENGISDVHVLNSTFNANGGGTSGGDGALIFFQYNGDALIQNVTITGDGVGEPFPAEGPATHSGSQTGIQFRGDTGSLGNVVMDNVEVNGSHSRQPVGFFNYDDIDGLSMNDVTISADSTGYDVALNIDGVGGDVDLTNTNPANGASFTNVSFPSLVVNGDQVALQGDATENTLTGGDEANLVRGFGGDDTLRGNGGDDIILGDTRDGTPDSDVDTALFSGNLTDYTISSSPTDIGFGSIPGLSVSGPDGDDFVGQVEILSFDGGDTVRIVGAGGYDTIQDAIDAANDGDTILVAGGVYDELINLNKSVAIQAMSGEYVTVAGVTVDETAVDGATDMASIGGLVLDPTLSAAGNYGILLNSDFGDSLQGSLVISGVSNATDIDGNGFARNGLYVNGGGSDLDVTVTSSTFTANGHSTSSGGGGDILLFEFTGDASFSGVAVEGTGSGTADRGIQVSGFVDDSDKNLEFSNNPIGTVIFDDVTVNGDYAKDGILFQGYNDFGGLSLTDVVIGAESASTFGWTATYFETETGNGSANPADGTVNIDVSGITVDPSVVAGNFGLNPNPGVFVGGYSAPDSVTGSDGADSFFDGHADSGDDTVAMGAGDDVVYAAAGNDSIDGGEGTDTAIYASDLSSYDLGVSTDADGRVTSFDTVTDTDPSLAGDEGTDTLTGVERVTFWGNDGLSENDLTLDLTQSVQLFNDSGDLVGTFDTIQDAVDAASDNFRIELDGSATYREQVVIDGLEGLVIDGNGATVEMVDNPATTNATTGNNREAVFTIENGEATLDDLVIDGRGLGSSNQFDGVYFGNASGTVTNSTVTGIRAPLQGDDTPAGTQLGRAIYANNTDGGSRTVEVSNNTIVDFQKNGIDLRGEGLTVNVTGNTIEGSGFLPASNAIAQNGIVLVFGATGTISGNTISEIGFARGDYAPVGILGFDAGDGVQVTGNTITGPVDGTGAAIPANFNAINFSAGEADDLVITGNTIEGALTGITLSDNVDNPTVSGNTFIDMVSEFLSNTGEGTLNGYNVELYGGANDASLSFTATDGADLVIGTDAADELNGGAGNDVISGGDGDDTVTGGEGDDVLDGGRGDDVLDLTAGGDDVADGGLGTADVAQLKYNGGAAYDAAAFDFSGFDATDGVNGDTIGIDDTGDGNTDRTVTLSGVELLEVTADGFSTFIVREGMSVQAAIDAAETGDTIVIGPGTFDELLTVNKTLNFVGANAGLAGDDEGRGPGSVLAGAVVTAYNVQFDGIAIDGSLSQSSTVGISGATVAGIGISNSTFENVSGDSVAFSASSTLTISNNAFEDAGIQLSGVVSSVVSGNSFNDAESKVDGTSTGTEFSGNSFSFDGDATDEAGLVIGGSLLAQGLSVTGNSYSGLAKGIVVVSADGSVSISETITSFTDIGPDLPTPSEGPAIAVEESLEELGIVDEAVLASTGNTATTWDLDASGQPEDGGFGYFGSLSGAIAASQDGTTVVASDGDFSGEGAITVDPEGLTVSAGAGATGISLTLGAASDIELDGASDIAVTGNADGNAITGNDGANNLDGGAGDDVLEGGAGDDVLTGGDDIDTVVLAGGISGYDISVTTLGNGFVDGFTSVEDIDVLADGDDGTDTLFGIERLVFQNGTAGTPGDDTVLSVADPVQLVSSAGVIIGTFATIQAAIDAATGGIGEKVLLADTVFSEDVLVDKELTILGALTGVAGTDGSRGTGESAIEGQVTVTADNVTLDGLFFDINASGASGGQGVVMLRGEGGTVSNSVFIEGSDDGTTPYAVMIEGEGNSVEGSLVDRSGASGAPSLGNPAIFASGADSLSITGNTLIAGIVGIVTGDGTAPGAGLTVTGNTITAAAVNSDSIFVTGPGFGPLPDGFDPIDATVDLSGNTYTTGKGVQLRGTGEADDFSGFGTSGQDQFSGYGGEDLFVYGPGGDSYDGGDDVDTVDATAETDDIVADLSAGTLEVGTDASTSLASIERFLSGAGDDTITGNSADNTIDAGAGNDVVIGASGDDDLRGGTGTDTISYANDTAGLQVVLNSFAIGAGIGADFLSGFENLEGGQGDDTLTGDSGDNVFFATLGSDSINGAGGSNTYDASGSTNRVIADLGFGTAGGSDVGVDSLTNIQNLVGGLADDQLTGDGNANTIDGGIGNDILSGGGGSDSIVGGSGNDRIVAGDGDDEIDGGAGSGDTLVMSGDRSDYLIDFVNGMIEDLKGTEGTDSFTGIEFLEFKDRTIEFSPAEPDGSFDFDGDLASDVFVIRANGSHELLSGQSGNSIDNLGVAPHTAVGAGNFGAGSDSPILVDANGTTYWDDGSSRNRIGGGNESVGVGDVNGDGLDEIIFANANTGGTYALSGDTSDTIRYNMPLSTLAAVGDFNGDGADDILLRAPNEGRFSFGDGPTGANEFIGRKNFDLLGVGDFDGNGVEEALMVNGKGVKFFIDGTNGAAQGKLDGAKFRDVAGVGDFNGDGADDVLLDDGGTFIFQDVAAGQTFELTTANELMAIGDYNGDGMDELLFQRNDGSFYTWLPSEDELGTELNLGAVDDVVADLFNTGLF from the coding sequence ATGGCAGCTGGTAACACGGTAACGGGTACGCCCGGTGCGGATTCTATTGACGAAAACTTTAGCCCTGTCGGCACGACCGATAACGATGATGTCGTAATCGCGTCGGGCGGCAACGATACGATCAACGGCCAAGGCGGCTCCGATACGGTCGATTATTCGGGTAATACGAGCGGGGTCTTCGTGAACCTCGAGAACGGCACCGCGTTCGGTGGTGCAGAGACCGGGTTCGACTCGCTGGTGAGCATCGAGAATGTCATCGGATCCGCCGGTGACGACGTCATCTCGGGCAATGCCGATTCGAACACGATGTTCCTCTCGGGCTCCAGCCTGGGCGGCGGTGACCAACTTTCCGGAGACGGCTCCGGCGCAGTCGGCGGTATCGATACCGTCGATGGCAGTCTGTTGAGCCAAGACCTCGATATCGACCTCGCAGCGGGAACGGCGACGGGCAGCGGGGTGAACTCCACGATCTCCGGATTCGAGAATGCCACGGGCGGCTCGGGCAACGACACGCTGACCGGCTCCGCGGACGGCAACACGCTGTCCGGCGGCGACGGCGACGACCGGCTCGTGGGCGGCGACGGCGCCGACAGCCTGATCGGTGGAGAAGGCACGGATACCGCTGTTTTTGAAGGCGGAACCTTCTCCTCCTACACTCTCACCGATACGGTCGACGGAGTGCAGGTGCAGGGACCGGACGGTGTCGACCTCGCGGCTGTCGAACTGCTCGAGTTTTCGGACGCGACCGTTCTGATCGTCGGCGATGGCGGCTTCGCCACAATCCAGGAGGCGGTCGACGCGGCCAGCGCGGGCGACACGATCTTCATTCGGGCCGGCACGTACGCCGGCGGCGTCGATGTCGACAAGGAACTGAGCTTTGTCGGGCAGGGCGCGGCGACGGTGATCGACGCCACGGGCGGGGCCGGCTTCACGCTTGGCGCCATCGGCGCAACCGCGACCGTGTCCTTCGACGGCCTGACCATCAACAACGCCTCGTCGAGCGGTATCCGCAGCACGGCATCGACTGTCCTCGGCACGCTCGAAGTCGAGAATAGTTCGATCAACGAGTCGGGGTCCAACGCGATCGAAGTTCGCGAGAACGGCATTTCCGACGTTCACGTCCTGAACTCCACGTTCAACGCCAACGGTGGTGGCACGTCCGGCGGCGACGGCGCCCTGATCTTCTTCCAGTACAACGGCGACGCGCTGATCCAGAACGTCACGATCACCGGCGATGGCGTCGGCGAGCCGTTCCCGGCCGAAGGTCCGGCGACTCACTCCGGCTCCCAGACGGGGATCCAGTTCCGGGGCGATACTGGCAGCCTCGGCAACGTGGTCATGGACAACGTCGAAGTGAACGGCAGCCACAGCCGTCAGCCCGTCGGTTTCTTCAACTACGACGACATCGACGGTCTTTCGATGAACGACGTCACGATCAGCGCCGACTCCACCGGCTATGACGTCGCGCTGAACATCGACGGCGTGGGCGGTGACGTCGACCTGACGAACACCAATCCCGCGAACGGGGCGAGCTTCACCAACGTCAGCTTCCCGTCGCTGGTCGTGAACGGTGACCAGGTCGCCCTGCAAGGCGATGCGACCGAGAACACGCTCACCGGCGGTGACGAGGCGAACCTCGTGCGCGGCTTCGGAGGCGACGATACCCTGCGCGGGAACGGCGGAGACGACATCATCCTCGGCGATACGCGCGACGGCACACCCGACAGCGATGTCGACACGGCGCTCTTCTCGGGCAACCTGACCGACTACACGATTTCCTCGTCCCCGACCGACATCGGCTTCGGCAGCATCCCGGGCCTGTCCGTGTCCGGTCCCGACGGCGACGACTTCGTCGGGCAGGTCGAGATCCTGAGCTTCGACGGCGGTGACACCGTCCGTATCGTCGGCGCAGGAGGCTACGACACGATCCAAGACGCCATCGACGCCGCCAATGACGGGGACACCATCCTCGTCGCCGGCGGTGTCTATGACGAGCTGATCAACCTGAACAAATCCGTCGCCATTCAGGCGATGAGCGGCGAGTATGTCACTGTCGCTGGCGTCACTGTGGACGAAACCGCTGTTGACGGCGCGACCGACATGGCGAGCATCGGCGGGCTGGTGCTCGACCCGACCCTGTCGGCTGCCGGCAACTACGGCATCCTGCTGAACAGCGACTTCGGTGACAGCCTTCAGGGCTCGCTGGTGATTTCCGGCGTCTCCAACGCGACGGACATCGACGGCAACGGCTTTGCTCGGAACGGTCTCTACGTGAACGGCGGCGGTAGCGACCTCGACGTGACGGTCACGAGCTCGACCTTCACGGCGAACGGCCACAGCACGTCGAGCGGTGGTGGCGGCGACATCCTGCTCTTCGAGTTCACCGGCGATGCCAGCTTCTCCGGCGTGGCTGTCGAGGGGACCGGAAGCGGAACCGCCGACCGCGGCATCCAGGTGTCGGGCTTCGTCGATGACTCCGACAAGAACCTGGAGTTCTCGAACAACCCGATCGGTACGGTGATCTTCGACGACGTCACCGTGAACGGCGACTACGCGAAGGACGGGATCCTCTTCCAAGGGTACAACGACTTCGGCGGCCTGAGCCTGACCGACGTGGTCATCGGCGCCGAGAGTGCCTCCACCTTTGGCTGGACGGCGACCTACTTCGAAACCGAAACCGGTAACGGTAGCGCGAATCCGGCGGACGGAACCGTCAACATCGACGTCTCCGGCATCACTGTCGATCCGTCGGTCGTGGCCGGCAACTTCGGTCTGAACCCGAATCCGGGCGTTTTCGTCGGCGGCTATTCAGCGCCGGACAGCGTCACGGGCAGCGACGGCGCCGACAGCTTCTTCGACGGTCACGCCGATAGCGGTGACGACACCGTGGCGATGGGCGCTGGAGATGACGTGGTCTACGCGGCTGCCGGGAACGACTCCATCGACGGGGGCGAGGGCACGGATACGGCGATCTACGCATCCGACCTCAGCAGCTACGACCTTGGCGTCTCCACGGATGCGGACGGCCGTGTCACCTCGTTCGACACCGTTACCGACACGGACCCGTCGCTCGCCGGAGACGAAGGCACGGATACGCTGACCGGTGTCGAGCGTGTCACCTTCTGGGGCAACGATGGGCTGTCCGAGAACGATCTGACGCTCGACCTGACCCAGTCGGTCCAACTGTTCAACGACTCCGGAGACCTTGTCGGTACGTTCGACACGATCCAGGACGCGGTTGATGCCGCCAGCGACAACTTCCGGATCGAGCTCGACGGATCGGCCACCTACCGCGAGCAGGTCGTCATCGACGGGCTGGAAGGTCTGGTCATCGACGGCAATGGCGCGACGGTGGAGATGGTCGACAACCCGGCCACGACCAATGCCACGACGGGCAACAACCGCGAGGCCGTCTTCACCATCGAGAACGGTGAGGCGACGCTCGACGACCTCGTCATCGACGGGCGCGGCCTCGGCTCGTCCAACCAGTTCGACGGTGTCTACTTCGGCAACGCCTCGGGCACGGTGACGAACTCCACCGTGACCGGCATCCGCGCGCCGCTTCAAGGTGACGATACGCCGGCTGGCACCCAGCTCGGTCGGGCAATCTACGCCAATAATACCGATGGCGGCTCGAGGACAGTCGAGGTCAGCAACAACACCATCGTCGACTTCCAGAAGAACGGCATCGACCTGCGTGGCGAAGGACTGACCGTCAACGTCACGGGCAACACGATCGAAGGATCAGGCTTCCTGCCGGCATCGAACGCCATCGCGCAAAACGGCATCGTGCTCGTCTTTGGTGCCACGGGGACCATCTCCGGCAACACCATCTCCGAGATCGGCTTCGCGCGGGGTGACTACGCGCCGGTCGGTATCCTCGGCTTCGACGCCGGCGACGGCGTTCAGGTGACGGGCAACACTATCACTGGCCCGGTGGACGGCACCGGTGCGGCGATCCCCGCCAACTTCAACGCGATCAACTTCTCGGCGGGCGAGGCGGACGACCTCGTCATCACCGGCAACACGATCGAAGGGGCGCTCACCGGCATCACGCTGTCCGACAACGTCGACAACCCGACGGTCTCGGGCAACACGTTCATCGACATGGTGTCCGAGTTCCTGTCCAACACTGGGGAGGGAACGCTCAACGGTTACAACGTCGAGCTGTACGGCGGAGCCAACGATGCGTCGCTCTCCTTCACCGCGACGGACGGTGCGGACCTCGTGATCGGCACCGATGCCGCTGACGAGCTGAACGGCGGCGCCGGAAACGACGTCATCAGCGGTGGCGACGGCGACGACACGGTGACCGGCGGAGAGGGCGACGACGTGCTGGACGGCGGCCGGGGCGACGACGTGCTCGACCTCACCGCAGGCGGCGACGACGTGGCCGACGGTGGGCTCGGCACGGCCGACGTCGCGCAGCTCAAGTACAACGGAGGTGCGGCCTACGACGCAGCGGCCTTCGACTTCTCGGGCTTCGACGCGACCGACGGCGTGAACGGCGACACCATCGGCATCGACGATACCGGTGATGGCAACACCGACCGCACCGTGACGCTCAGCGGCGTCGAGTTGCTTGAGGTCACTGCCGACGGCTTCTCGACCTTCATCGTCCGCGAGGGCATGTCCGTCCAGGCGGCCATCGACGCGGCCGAGACCGGCGACACGATTGTCATCGGACCGGGCACGTTCGACGAACTGCTCACGGTCAACAAGACGCTGAACTTCGTTGGCGCCAACGCCGGACTGGCGGGGGATGACGAGGGCCGCGGCCCGGGATCGGTCCTCGCAGGCGCGGTCGTGACGGCCTACAATGTCCAGTTCGACGGCATCGCGATCGATGGTTCGTTGTCGCAATCGTCCACCGTGGGCATCAGCGGTGCTACCGTCGCGGGCATAGGCATCTCGAATAGCACTTTCGAGAATGTCTCGGGAGACAGCGTCGCCTTCAGCGCGTCGTCCACTCTGACGATCAGCAACAACGCCTTCGAAGACGCCGGCATCCAGCTGTCGGGGGTGGTCAGTTCCGTCGTCAGCGGCAACAGCTTCAACGATGCCGAAAGCAAGGTCGACGGCACGTCCACAGGGACGGAGTTCAGCGGCAACAGCTTCAGCTTCGACGGTGATGCGACTGACGAAGCCGGCCTCGTCATCGGCGGCTCCCTTCTGGCGCAAGGTCTGAGCGTCACCGGCAACAGCTACTCCGGCCTCGCCAAGGGGATCGTGGTGGTCTCCGCGGACGGATCGGTCAGCATCTCCGAGACGATCACCAGCTTCACCGACATCGGCCCCGACCTGCCGACGCCCTCCGAAGGGCCGGCGATCGCGGTCGAGGAATCGCTGGAAGAGCTGGGCATCGTCGACGAAGCCGTGCTGGCGAGCACCGGCAACACCGCGACGACGTGGGACCTCGACGCTTCGGGACAGCCCGAAGACGGAGGCTTCGGCTACTTCGGCAGCCTGTCGGGCGCCATCGCAGCGAGCCAGGATGGCACGACGGTCGTGGCGAGTGATGGTGACTTCTCCGGCGAAGGCGCGATCACGGTCGATCCTGAAGGGCTCACCGTTTCGGCGGGAGCCGGCGCGACCGGGATTTCGCTGACGCTCGGCGCTGCCTCGGACATCGAGCTTGACGGCGCGTCCGACATCGCGGTCACCGGCAATGCCGACGGTAACGCGATCACCGGCAACGACGGGGCGAACAACCTCGACGGTGGCGCGGGGGATGACGTTCTCGAAGGCGGTGCGGGCGACGACGTCCTCACCGGCGGGGACGACATCGACACCGTGGTCCTTGCAGGCGGTATCTCCGGCTACGACATCTCCGTGACGACGCTCGGCAACGGGTTCGTCGACGGCTTTACGTCGGTGGAGGATATCGATGTCCTCGCGGACGGCGACGACGGGACGGATACGCTGTTCGGCATCGAGCGGCTGGTCTTCCAGAACGGCACCGCCGGAACGCCCGGAGATGACACCGTGCTCAGCGTCGCCGACCCGGTCCAGCTGGTGTCCTCTGCCGGTGTGATCATCGGCACCTTCGCGACCATCCAGGCCGCGATCGATGCCGCCACCGGTGGTATCGGTGAAAAGGTCCTGCTGGCCGACACCGTGTTCAGCGAGGATGTCCTCGTGGACAAGGAGCTGACGATCCTCGGTGCGCTCACCGGTGTGGCGGGTACCGACGGGTCCCGCGGGACCGGCGAAAGCGCGATCGAAGGTCAGGTCACCGTGACCGCCGACAATGTCACGCTCGACGGCCTCTTCTTCGACATCAACGCCTCGGGAGCCAGCGGCGGCCAAGGCGTGGTGATGCTGCGGGGTGAGGGAGGCACCGTCAGCAACTCCGTCTTCATCGAAGGCAGCGACGACGGTACCACGCCGTACGCCGTGATGATTGAAGGTGAAGGCAACAGCGTCGAGGGCAGTCTCGTCGATCGGTCTGGTGCCAGCGGCGCTCCGAGCCTCGGCAACCCGGCGATCTTCGCCAGCGGTGCCGACAGCCTGTCGATCACCGGCAACACGCTGATCGCGGGGATCGTGGGCATCGTGACCGGCGACGGGACCGCTCCGGGAGCGGGGCTGACCGTGACCGGCAACACGATCACGGCGGCGGCGGTGAACAGCGACTCGATCTTTGTCACCGGACCGGGCTTCGGACCGCTCCCCGACGGGTTCGATCCGATCGACGCGACCGTCGACTTGTCTGGCAACACCTACACGACCGGCAAGGGCGTGCAGCTGCGGGGCACCGGGGAGGCTGACGACTTCAGCGGCTTCGGAACCTCCGGTCAGGATCAGTTCAGCGGCTACGGCGGGGAGGACCTGTTCGTCTACGGTCCTGGCGGCGACAGCTACGATGGCGGCGATGACGTCGACACTGTGGATGCGACGGCCGAGACCGACGACATCGTCGCCGATCTGTCCGCCGGAACGCTGGAAGTTGGAACCGACGCGTCCACCTCGCTCGCTTCGATCGAACGCTTCCTGTCGGGCGCTGGCGATGACACGATCACCGGCAACTCAGCCGACAACACCATCGATGCGGGCGCCGGCAACGACGTCGTGATCGGGGCGTCCGGGGACGACGACCTCCGGGGCGGAACGGGCACCGACACCATCAGCTACGCGAACGATACCGCGGGTCTGCAGGTGGTGTTGAACTCCTTCGCCATCGGGGCGGGTATCGGCGCGGACTTCCTCTCCGGCTTCGAGAACCTCGAGGGTGGACAGGGTGACGACACGCTTACCGGCGACAGCGGGGACAACGTGTTTTTCGCAACGCTCGGGTCGGACTCGATCAATGGTGCCGGCGGCTCGAACACTTACGACGCTTCCGGGTCTACCAATCGCGTTATCGCCGATCTCGGCTTCGGGACGGCTGGCGGCTCGGATGTCGGTGTCGACAGCCTGACCAACATCCAGAACCTGGTCGGTGGTCTCGCCGACGACCAGCTCACGGGTGACGGAAACGCCAACACCATCGACGGCGGGATCGGCAACGACATCCTGTCCGGCGGAGGTGGCTCGGACTCGATCGTCGGTGGCTCCGGCAATGACCGGATCGTGGCCGGCGACGGCGACGACGAGATCGACGGCGGCGCGGGCTCCGGTGATACACTGGTGATGTCCGGTGACCGTTCGGACTACCTGATCGACTTCGTCAACGGCATGATCGAAGACCTGAAGGGAACGGAGGGGACCGACAGCTTCACCGGCATCGAGTTCCTCGAGTTCAAAGACCGGACAATTGAGTTCTCCCCGGCCGAGCCCGATGGCAGCTTCGACTTCGACGGAGACCTCGCCAGCGATGTTTTCGTGATCCGTGCGAATGGCTCTCATGAGTTGCTCAGTGGCCAATCCGGGAATTCGATCGACAACTTGGGAGTTGCTCCGCACACCGCGGTCGGAGCCGGAAACTTCGGCGCCGGATCGGACAGCCCGATCCTCGTCGATGCCAACGGCACGACCTACTGGGACGATGGCTCCAGCCGGAACCGGATCGGTGGCGGCAACGAAAGCGTCGGCGTCGGGGACGTCAATGGTGACGGCTTGGACGAGATCATCTTCGCCAACGCCAACACCGGCGGCACCTATGCGCTGTCCGGCGACACCTCTGACACGATCCGCTACAACATGCCTCTGAGCACGCTGGCTGCCGTCGGTGACTTCAACGGTGACGGAGCGGATGACATCCTGCTCCGCGCACCGAACGAAGGCCGCTTCTCCTTCGGAGATGGTCCGACGGGTGCCAACGAGTTTATCGGGCGGAAGAACTTCGATCTGCTCGGGGTCGGTGACTTCGACGGAAACGGGGTCGAGGAAGCACTGATGGTCAACGGGAAGGGCGTGAAGTTCTTCATCGATGGCACGAACGGTGCCGCCCAAGGCAAGCTGGATGGTGCGAAGTTCCGTGATGTGGCTGGTGTCGGCGACTTCAACGGCGATGGTGCAGATGATGTGCTGCTCGACGATGGCGGAACCTTCATCTTCCAGGATGTCGCCGCGGGTCAGACCTTCGAACTCACCACTGCCAACGAGTTGATGGCGATCGGGGACTACAACGGTGACGGCATGGACGAGCTTCTGTTCCAGCGGAATGACGGATCGTTCTACACTTGGCTGCCGAGTGAGGACGAGCTCGGCACCGAACTGAACCTCGGTGCCGTGGACGACGTGGTCGCCGACCTGTTCAACACGGGACTGTTCTAA
- a CDS encoding TerC family protein: protein MIELLSDPAVWASFLTLTILEIVLGVDNVIFISIASSRLPEAQRARARFIGLCGALVLRVLLLLSIAWIIGLSEPIAEIAGWEVSWRDIILLLGGFFLIYKAATEIFVEVEGSEHGEKGSVAQATFVGVIAQIMMLDLVFSLDSVITAVGIADHIEVMIAAVVIAIVIMMIAANPIAGFVEAHPSTKMLALAFLVMVGMALVADGFHFHVERGFIYAAMVFAGAVEALNLWRSKRRIRLAGSGT, encoded by the coding sequence ATGATCGAACTTCTGAGCGACCCGGCCGTCTGGGCCTCTTTCCTGACCCTCACGATCCTCGAGATCGTGCTTGGCGTCGACAACGTCATCTTCATCTCCATCGCCTCGTCCCGGCTGCCCGAGGCGCAAAGGGCCCGGGCCCGGTTCATCGGCCTCTGCGGAGCGCTCGTGCTGCGCGTGCTGCTGCTTCTTTCGATCGCGTGGATCATCGGGCTGTCGGAGCCGATCGCCGAGATTGCCGGGTGGGAAGTCTCCTGGCGGGACATCATCCTGCTGCTTGGCGGCTTCTTCCTGATCTACAAGGCCGCCACCGAGATCTTCGTCGAGGTCGAAGGATCGGAGCATGGCGAAAAGGGGTCCGTTGCGCAGGCAACCTTCGTCGGCGTGATCGCCCAGATCATGATGCTGGATCTCGTGTTCTCGCTCGATTCCGTCATCACCGCCGTGGGGATCGCAGACCATATCGAGGTAATGATCGCTGCGGTGGTGATCGCCATCGTCATCATGATGATCGCCGCCAACCCGATCGCGGGCTTCGTGGAAGCGCACCCCTCCACCAAGATGCTCGCCCTCGCCTTCCTCGTGATGGTCGGCATGGCGCTGGTGGCCGACGGCTTCCACTTCCACGTCGAGCGCGGCTTCATCTACGCCGCGATGGTCTTCGCCGGCGCGGTCGAGGCACTGAACCTCTGGCGGTCGAAACGGCGTATCAGACTCGCGGGTAGCGGCACCTGA